A region of the bacterium genome:
GGTTTGCCTCGCTGGCCGCTTGCGCGCTGAATCCGTGGGGCATCGACATATTCCCGCTCTATCTGGAGCTGAACAGGGCGACCACCATCCTCAGTTTCACGGACGAATGGCTCCCCCTGCTCCACCCTGAGCTGGACATGATAGTGCCTCCCGCCATCGCCCTGGCCGTCGCGGCCGCGTCCCTGGCCTCGTTCGCTGCAAATGCCAGCAGGATAAGGTTCTCCAGCCTGATGCTCGCGGCCGGCACGATGTTCCTGCTGGCCAGGGGTCATCGGTTCGTGCCGGAGATGACGCTGGTCAACCTCCCCCTCATGATGCAGAACTTCGCCGAGCTGCGGAGAAAACCGGGACAGGCATCGAACGTCGCATGCTGGATCAACGTCGCCGCCGCGTTCGCGATATCCGCCATGACGCTCGCCTTCGGCATCCCGATGAAGTTCGAGCACAGGCTCTGGAGCAGGCCCGGCCGCGGAGTCGCCTATTACAGCGCCCCCGCGAACCTCATCAAGTTTCTCGACGAGTACGGCATCAAGGGCCGCGTGTTGAACGACATGGGCCTGGGCGGCTACCTCATGCTCACGAGGTGGCCCGGGGAGAGGGTCTTCATCGACGGCCGCACGCCGATATACGGCGACTCCTTCTTCAAGGAATTCATCGAGGCGTTCAGGAACAGCAGGAATTTCGAAGAGCTGATCAGGAAATACGACATAGATTACATCCTCTTGCCGGGCTACAGGGCGTGGGACCAGGGCCTGCTCCACAAATACCTCTGGGGCCATCCGGAATGGCGGCTCGTCTTCGGGACCAACGAGGGGTTCGTCTATCTCAGAGACAGGCCGAAATTCAAAAAGCTCATCCAGGAGCTCGCGCTCGACAAGAATCCCGCCATCGAGATGATAGAGAGGGTGGAGAAAGGGATCGATCGTCTTTAGCTTGATTACTTTATACCCTTCATATACTTTTCACAGCCGGACGGATACCCAGGGAGGCTCACGATGTCGCTAGAACTCACCGATCTGCTCACCGAGGCAATATCCAGGAACGCAAGCGACCTGCACATAAACACCGGCGTCCCTCCTGCGTTCCGCATCGACGGCACCCTGGTGCCGGCCTCCGACAAACCGCTCACCGCAGAGCACGCCAAGGAGATATGTTTCCAGTGCCTGAGCCAGGAACAGGTCATGAAGCTGGACTCGCAGAGGACCATCGACCTCGCATTCAGCGTCGGCGAGCGATCGAGGGTCCGCGCCAACCTGTTCTATTCGCTCGACACGATCGCCGGCGCCTTTCGAGTCATTCCGTTCATCATACCCGAGCCCGAAGAGCTCGGCCTGCACGACTGCATGTTGAAGATAACCGAAAAAGCGAGGGGCCTCGTCCTCGTGACGGGGGTCACCGGCAGCGGCAAGTCCACCAGCCTCGCCGCCATGATCGAGCGGATAAACCGCACCCGGCACGACCACATAATAACGATAGAGGACCCGATCGAATACATCTATACGCAGAAGAACTGCATCATAAACCAGCGCGAGATCGGCCAGGACACCTCCTCATTCCAGAGCGCCCTGAAATACGCGCTCCGCGAAGACCCGGACGTGGTGCTCGTGGGCGAGATGCGCGATCTGGAGACGATCCAGAACGCGATCACCATCGCCGAGACGGGACATCTCGTATTCGCGACTTTGCACACCAACACTGCGGTCCAGACCGTGGACCGCATAATCGACGTCTTCCCGCCCCACCAGCAGCCGCAGGTGAGGACGCAGCTCTCATTCATCCTGGAGGGGATATTCTGCCAACAGCTCATTCCCCGAATCGGCGGCGGCCGAGCGCTCGCGGTGGAGGCCCTTCTGCCCAACTCCGGCATGCGCAACATGATCCGCGAAGGCAAGACCCACCAGATCCCGGCGCAGATGCAGGTGGGACAGAAGGAAACCGAGATGTTCACCATGGATCAGTCCCTGGCCGGACTCGTGAAGAAGGGCTTGATCGAAGAAAAGGAAGCGCGCCGCAAATCCGTGGACGTGAACGACTTCAACGCAGCCCTTCGCTGACAGTGCATTAGTCCGGTTTTGCAAAGTAAATCAGCCCTTTACAACCCTTCAGGCTTTCTGCTAGTGTCTGCGCCGTTAAAACTCCCTCATCACTTACGCTACTTACGCTAAAGAAAAGGAGCAAGCTGCATGTCAGGTCACAATAAATGGTCTTCCATAAAACACAAAAAGGGGGCCGCGGATGCCAAACGAGGCAAGCTCTTCTCGAAGTTCATCAAGGAGATCACGATTGCCGCACGGATCGGGGGCGGTGATCCGGATCACAACCCCAGGCTTCGCACTATTCTTGACAAGGCGCGTGCAGCCAATATGCCCAATGACAACGTCGCCCGCGCAATCAAAAAGGGAACGGGAGAGCTCGAGGGCTCAACCTACGAAGAGATAACCTTCGAGGGATACGGCCCCAGCGGC
Encoded here:
- a CDS encoding PilT/PilU family type 4a pilus ATPase; protein product: MSLELTDLLTEAISRNASDLHINTGVPPAFRIDGTLVPASDKPLTAEHAKEICFQCLSQEQVMKLDSQRTIDLAFSVGERSRVRANLFYSLDTIAGAFRVIPFIIPEPEELGLHDCMLKITEKARGLVLVTGVTGSGKSTSLAAMIERINRTRHDHIITIEDPIEYIYTQKNCIINQREIGQDTSSFQSALKYALREDPDVVLVGEMRDLETIQNAITIAETGHLVFATLHTNTAVQTVDRIIDVFPPHQQPQVRTQLSFILEGIFCQQLIPRIGGGRALAVEALLPNSGMRNMIREGKTHQIPAQMQVGQKETEMFTMDQSLAGLVKKGLIEEKEARRKSVDVNDFNAALR
- a CDS encoding YebC/PmpR family DNA-binding transcriptional regulator — encoded protein: MSGHNKWSSIKHKKGAADAKRGKLFSKFIKEITIAARIGGGDPDHNPRLRTILDKARAANMPNDNVARAIKKGTGELEGSTYEEITFEGYGPSG